The nucleotide sequence agctggacagcaAAATCTCAACTATTTCTACGTATAATGCGGCGATCCCCACAGGGGCTCATTATATTGGCTGATCCAACTCAGCTATTCTTCAGCAACCCTCTTATCAAAGTCTTGTTGGTTCAGTCCGGTGAGGGAATATTTCCTACAGCCTGCAGGCTATTGATCACTATTTTTATGATGAATATGCAGGTAAATACTCCTAGCTGGCATCTTTGTCTGTGTTAGCTTTTTTTGGTATCTTTCAATGTCAGGCAGGTGCAAGAGGGACATGCTGCAGATACACTAACCTTCaaatgaaaagggaaaaagagacATGCCCGAGTTTAAGTCTGTGCATATTTAATGACTTTCTTAAGAACGTTTAATTGGGCAGCTGTGTCAATATAAAGATTTCCTTGTCGGTgggttttatgtttttattcattttttttctgcGGGAAAAGCACTTTGACACCCACAGCAGCCACGCAGGTAAAATCTGCCCTCAGCTTTGGCCAGAGCGCAGAAGACGTGCTGTCGATCTCAGCAAAGTCATCCCTGCAGTGAGTCAGCCACACGTCGGCAATGTAGCATCAGCAgtcacacagctgctgtgtCAACATAGTTCCCACAGTGTCATCTTTCTGTGGCCTCTGGGTGCTCGCTCAATGCCAGTGCGCATAGCACCCGACAAGAAAAGGACAAATAATAATAGAAAGTGATGCGTGATGACAGGAAAGGCCAGCGCAGGGAAGATTAGAAAGGCTCAGGTGAAATGCCAGAGGTGTCTTGTTTGAGACTCGACTGGAACCAGTGCTGCATCATTAGGTCGGCATTCAACAGCGTCACTTACCTGACATTTCACCACCGCCTTAAATGTCAGCGCTTAAATGTAGCAACGAGCAtttcaaacacacatcaaaaaaCCACCAATAAACCTACTGGAGTGAGAAAGGTGATTATATGGTTTACTGGGAAACTGTGACCACGTTTCACGGTGAACCACTGCGATTCTTAAATTCATATCCCCCCCAGTCTGGCTAACTGAAAAAGACTTTAACAAATAATCGTGATAACAACATCTCCACTCATGGAAGATAAATGAGGAGCCAACTCCGGAAGCGCCGTATTTTAATGTCAAACACCCAGGTCACATTCACATTTTACTCATTATGTTTTAACGAAAACATCAGAAGGGGACTTGACAACAGCGGCAGTGGTGTTGAGTACATAATTGTCATGTGTCAAGTTCATCCGCCTCAATGTCCGATGCGTCCTAATAACCCCCCGCTTATCCAGCCGAGCGTGCGTAATTGTCTCTTCACGCGCGCGCTCCTGCTACAGCAGTCATTCAAagacattttcttccattttgttttcacaTCAGATGCAGTTCAGCTGTGACAGGATAAAGTGCACCCTGTTTAATTTACATTGAATTTTACTCCACTGCTCTGTCAAGACGTCGTTCTTTTTACAAAGATGCTTTGTTTTCTGCTTCAAACTCAGCTGAACTGTCACTGCTCTGGATTAGGTCCCCAAGGTTTAATTAGCCACCATCATAATCATACATATTTTCCTTCCACGGGGGCATATAATTGGAGAACTTGAACGCAGGGGAGTCTTACGTGGAGGAAATCCATTGTCTAACCCCTACTAAAGAGGTCAGACCTCTGAGAACAAGAATACGTAGGAGACAGTTGAAACAAAGTCCTGCTCAGGAAGCTACTTTAATTAACTCGAATGAATCTGGGAGCTTCCTCTGCCGACTTTTGACCTTATTCTGAAGGTTAATAAGCCCACTTCCACTTAAAGATATGTCACACGTGATGGAAATCAATGCTCTGCACACGAAAACCAATTTTAATGAGATAAACACTGTTGTGCCCCCTCCATTGTTAATGCTAGAAGCCACATCCAGGAATCACTGCTGGAGGATCACCAGTGGTGCCGATGTATCAATTTCATTTCCAACAAAATACTTGGCTCCAGAATTAATATTGGCTGCCATAAACCCAGTGACAATATAACCAAAATAACTCCCATGGGGGCAGTCAGAGTGATTTGAAAATCAAACATGAATATAAGTAAAAAGAAATcatacagagagaaagagaaagaaaggaataTTGACATATCATATTTTAGGTCATCAGCCTGCTATTGTTTATGTAGTCTCTTGCAAACGTGGTGCTGTCCAGTTAACACTCATTTTACATGTGATCTCGTAACTTGTGTTATTCTCCGGGTCTGGGGCAGGAACCATCCGTGCGCTGCCTGGTCCAGTTCAGTTATTGGAATAAAGGTACTATATATACTAAAGGTACTATAATAATGCACTAATGGTGTTACATTATCCACTTTATGGACTTATTTACTGTATAGAATGCCCATCAAGTGGATAATCTAGTATGTTTACAGTATGATTATTCGTTTTATCCTTTTTATTCTATTCTGTTCATCTGTTCATGTGTAAATTAAGCATTTGAATCTGCGACCCGACTCAGTTCCTCCTAAGAAACGTCGTTAAAGGCGATCCATTGGCAGTAATTTCTGGCTCTGGGCTTTCATGGACCACAGGGGTGTGTAGGTATAATGTCTAAGTTTCAGGCTTGCTGACTTTGCATGGCACCTCTGGGCCTCAGTGGCAGCAGTTCCAGTTCTGGTGGGCCTCCTTTATTCTGCTAAGCCAGCTGAAAGAGTCCGTATGTTGCTCCTAGGTCAGCGTTGGAAATGTGCCCCGAGTGGACTGTAAATTATTTGCAGTAAGTTCAGGCTGCCTCTGTTGCAATTCACAGAAGAGATAAGTCTGCCAGACGGTTGGCACAAGCATGCGCATTAGCTGTATTACAGCATTAGGGGAGCATTAGAAACAGCAAGAACCTAAATGAGAAGTCCACGTTAATTGGTAAAACAAGACCATGTAAAAGGAATCTGTTTTCATACTAAACATATTACACAAGatgcatttgtttttactgcCCAGATACCAGACACTCAGAGGGATTACATAAAGAATTCTCACATAGAGCAAGTGAATACTGATGATGGGGTTTTGGCCAAGAATGACTTTACTGATGCCCTCCTATTTCAATCTTTATTCTACCGAGTAATCCCACTCAACCATATCAGAGGAAGAGCCATGACTTTGTCATGGTATTAATTCCACAACCGGTACAATAATTCTTCCACGCGCTGCTGTTGCAGTGATTCTTTATTAATCAGCAGCAGGTGCTCCCGTCACAGCCGGTTAACTCGGATGGACCATGGAGGCTTCCCGTCTGCCACCGTCTGTGTCGCTTTTGTCGACTTTTCTGAAGACACCTCGGGATAGATGTGGTCCCGAGTTCACGGTGCTGCTGTCCGACACAAAGTGTCTTAACTCTCCTGGACATCAGTAAAAGTGGACAGTCAAAAAGTTCCGCATCTGCAGCTTTTTAGAGCATCTTTAATCCCCCCtgacttaaacacacacgtgtgtgtgtgatctttgGCTTTAATCAATGCGTCAGAAAACACCAAAAATAGATTGTGACAACTATTGTCTCCACACACTCCTCTGTTAGCGGGTCACAGGTAATGTTATAAATATTTATAATTCTGGGATTCATTCCCCGCAGAGCAGATTTACATTTGAGGTGATTATATATTCTGGAAATACAGTTTTATCCTTCCCCAGTTTTCCCAGCAGAGCCAGCTTGGATGCATGACTGAGTGAAGCGTGAGCATCCACCCAAGAACATTCCCTCAGATGTATTTGAATAAGACATGATGCCAGTTTATTTTTGTAACATCCTCCACCCCAGACTGTTGGCATGCCGAGTTGTGACTAATGCTCTTCTAGTTTCCACACACGGTGTAAAAACATGGAATAATAGCCAGCCTGTCTCTGAGCAGTGGCAAAATGGCCTTTCTAAAGGCCATACCTATACTTAAACATCCATTATTGTGTGTTAAACAGTTCATACAATGGACTGTGTTTCACAAAGGTAACATCCTGAATCCTAAAATGGAGAGGATAAAGTATGTCATGCATATACGTGTGTATGCAGAAGGCTGTTTGACTGGATGGGACGAAAAGCTAATCCTCAAATCAGGCGTCACAGATTCTcatcctgattttttttcctgtcctgaACTGTGATTTCTCTGAGTTTAACCACACAAATACCAAATTGCCTTTTCATTTAAGTCTTTATGTTGCAGGTTGGAGTCGGTGTCCCCTATTTCCATGAGTACACagcagtgggagagagagaagaaagatgttGGGCTGAGACATCATGGAGCTGTCTCCTCCACGTAGCTGCACATCATCAGTGAGGCCATGATCCCGTTATAGCTGTGGGTGAGCATCTCTGGCTCTCTTCCAATCCAGCTTTTCTTAATGTGGCCGCTAATGATATTCAGGATGAGCTTTGTCATGTTGGATGAGAGAAGTTGAGAAGAAGTCAGAGTGACATCATCGGGGCTATTTCAGCTTTGGATTAGAGACCGCGAAGGTGACGAGACtgaaaaatgtccattttcGCCAAGCATGAGAGATATAAATATTAAACCCCGATGTGGGAAAAGCTGGATAGCTGAAAATCTCTTAATTAAACTGTCTACTTCTAATCTGCCTTCCAAGTTGTATTCATGAGGTACATATGGATTTAGTCTTTTCAGAAGTATCTAAAAATAATTTCTCTTTGTAGCATTAATAATATGTAAGATCCTAACAGGCCACCTGTCCTGAGGAAAGAGCTTATTTTTCCCTTTAACATTATGTGAATGAGCATTCAGCTCAAAGGCTCGTGCTTTTTTGTGCCTCAAAAGCAGATCTAAATGTAAAGCATTTCTCCCACAATATAGAATGGAGGTAATATCATCTGAGTTATAGTGCAGCTTTATATGCTTGTGTCTGCAGAAGCATGTGCATGAATGTTTCCAATGCAGATGCTTTTGTAACTCGTAGAAACCCCTTAGGATGTCTCCAGAATGCATATGCAGGGGGCTTATCATGAGAGTTAAGCTGGTTTTACCTGATGGATTAATGCGTatttatttacatatatttaatttaatcagTGTAGAGTTAGGTTACATGTTAATATATCCTGTCAGCAGGATGACTTTGAAGATGTTATGGCAAGTTTTATgtgctgaagcagctgctgctcttgtgCCTGCTGTCCTTCTGTCTTCAACAGAGCAAATTggataataacaacaattttCACAACCAATGAATTTCTAGGTAGTTATTAATGGTCGCAGGGGGGGAAAGAGAAGAGGTGGATCATAATTATAGTTTTAAATGAGCTGTGTGGCAGAAAATCACTGCAAGAAATGGACAAAATGGCATCTTGATGGCTGATGTGTCAAAACCAACTTTTATTTTGTCCAAGATAAGAAATAAAGACTCTCTTAAATAagatcaacatttaaaaatgcttaTCCTTTTTAATCCATGTGTAAttaataatatttaatttttaagtTTAAAAGATGCTACATGAGACATTTATGTTCATAGACCCAGACTGAAGCATTATAAAGCTGGATCATGGCACAGTCAGTCTAAAGTCtggtgacatcatttcctgtcaagTCACTGCCCATTCAACTATGGCACAGCGAGCTCATTTAACTGGTGGAGGACACGTTGCAGCTCAGTGACCTTTCCTGGCACTGGTAGTGgcacagttttatttgaaatCTTTGATTTTTGTCAGTCTTTTTCATGACGATGGTGCCTTTCTCCATCGTTTAGACACTTTCAAATTGTCTTTTTCTGCTGCAAGTCCTTCTAACCATCTGGGTAACAACCTGCCTCTcataataaatgtgtgtgtggatcctGAGCATGTCCAGGTGGGCAGAATGAGGCGTTAACTCTGCATCGGTATTTTTTGTCCGCAGGTAATGCCAAGCGAGTTAACCAATCCTGGAGATGCCGAAGAGAAGAGATATTCTGGCCATCGTGTTGATCGTGTTACCCTGGACTCTGCTCATCACAGTTTGGCACCAAAGTGCAATAGCTCCGCTCCTGGCCATCCGCAAGGGTACGCACTGGTCTGTTGTtcggcagcagcatcagcagccccAAAGTGGCTCCTTGAACCTCACACTACACTGCAGCCTGTTCATTTAGAGGCTTTTAATAACACTCGTTCGGTCATTGAAACCTCTTCTCTGTGGACTCTGCACGCATCACTTCAAGTTCCATTAAGCACTCACacatatttttcttttcctggatTCTTGTCGAGTGCAGAACATTATAAAATTCAAGCAGTGTTTCTATGACTCAGGAAAATGACATCAAAATTAATGGAATAACGCACAGAAAATGATCCCGCGGCAGGTTTAGATGCAGAGGCAGTAACTCAGATACAAACTTCTGACCACCCACAGACCATAAATCTGATGCCAAAATGTCAAGTATGATAAATGAGACAGCTAATCAGTAAATCTTTTCTGACTGACGCGCATGCAGGTGTAATCCGCAGAAGGGTTCCACAAATGGCACAAATACACTCTGAACTCATAAACACTCAAAATAAATATCTTAAATTGAAATATTCCCATAAGAGAGGATGGAGGATATTTAGTAGCTCATATACCTGAAGCTGGAGTCTTGGATTTTAAGGATGCACTCCCACAGGTGAGATCTCCCAATCGAGATCATTTTTAAACTTTATAGCTGACTTTTGTCAGAAGTAAAGCATTCGTATGGTTGATCTGAGGAATGTCAAAGATCAAATCCACTGACAGGCTCCTCAAAGTGCACCGACTGACAGAAATGGTGGCAGGTTTTGTTGTTGGAATATACGGCTCAGAATCAATGAGGCCACTCAGGAGGGAAATGATGAGATTTTTGATTTCTCAAAGTCAATATAgcagtttttgcatttttatcaGCATAATATTATACTTAGATGCAAACCTTCTTACTGTTTCCTGAGGAAAATATGTTAAAATAGATAACAAGAGTGAAAATCAAATTGAAAAACTGATGTGTTAATGTTGACTAATCAAAAGTATATAAAGAAAAATAAGGGATGTACATCTAGGCATAACCATTTCATTGCGGTACTTAATTATGGCAACAACTTAAACCCACAAATGGAAATATACATTATTGTTTCCCGCTGTCTTTTTCAGTTAGAAATGAGCAATAATAAAACATATGAAATCATATAAACTGATTCCCATCTAGAATCCGGATCACATTTTGGAATCACATCACATGCTAAACCTCCAAATCCAAATCTTTTTTTGATGTTGGTTCATCCCTGCAGTGTTAAAGCCTCTCCGGCTTCTTTGGTGGAGCTTTTAATCATCCACACACTGCAAAGCTCAGCTTGTAAAAGACTCATTTTCATCTTTGGATCGCTGTGATACTTTAATTGCATGCATGGGAGTTCCAAAAACAGTGAAATATCTCAGGAGAGAAAACAATGTAGGGAAACCAGAGACAAGAGTCTGAATGAGGGAGCTTGTGGTGGATGTatttccatttctttaaaaGGAAAGGCCAAAAGTGACTCCAGAACTGAGTCAGAGGGCACTTTATCCCTCAGCTCTTCCTTACGGTGTTTCTCGGTCCATCCGCTGCGTTCTCCTCTCACAGTGACTGCTTTCACTTTTTGCAGCCTGTCACCACCTAGTAAAAGAGATCTTTATCATTCCAGAGAAGCTTGCAGTTCGACACCACCGGCTTTCAGGTACATTTATGTCACCTGAGGCACATATACAAAGAGCAGCCCAAGGTGGGACTAATGCATTCCATGTCTTTTTATCCCCGCATCTGCAGTTGATGGagctgagggcaggagggagaccGGCAGCCACGTGCAAGACTCCAAGGAATACTGTGCCTCGGATAAGGACATCGTGGAGGTGGTGAGGACAGAGTATGTGTACACGAGGCCTCCGCCCTGGTCTGACGTGCTGCCCACCATCCACATTATCACTCCTACGTACAGTCGGCCTGTGCAGAAGGCGGAACTGACGCGACTGGCAAACACTTTCCTCCATGTGGCCAACCTGCACTGGATCCTGGTGGAGGACTCGCAGAGGAGAACGCCTCTCGTCACGCGGCTGCTGCGTGAAACGGGGCTAAACTACACCCATCTCAATGTAGAGACACCCAGGAACTACAAGCTTCGGGGTGACACGCGAGACCCTCGAATCCCCAGGGGCACCATGCAAAGGAACCTTGCGCTGCGATGGCTAAGAGAGACATTCAACATCAACAGCAGCCAAGCAGGAATCGTCTATTTTGCTGATGACGACAATACATACAGCCTGGAGCTGTTTGAGGAGGTGAGCGCTGGGATGTTTTTACAAATCCTAATGGAAAAGTAAAGTGCCTGGTGACAAATGTGAGCCCTGTTTGGAATGGAAGCACGAGGTGTGTCAGGTCATCAGCTGCAACGATGGTGGTATGAAAAGGAAGACTTCTTCTTTAGACCCCTAATTGCATCGTAGATGATTTCATCAACCTTCTAAAGTTGCAAGAGCCTCATTAAAAAAGTAAAGATGTGTTTAGTCTGGACCATGACCATAACAGTGGTTATGGTCAAGGTTGAGCCTCAATGTCCTATAAAAAATAATCTCACTATCAGCAAACTTTAGCATGGTCAGTTTGAGCCAGAGTGGGAGCAAAAACTAGGAATAGCTGGACCAGTCTGAGACAGACTGGCTGTAAATTGCCAAACAAGCCTCTCATAGGTCTGTATGGTGCAGGGGAGTGAAGgaaaacatgcacacagagcTGAGATGTGTTCAAATGCCATCGGGGGCTCGTGGGATGTTTTTCCAGATGCAGAGTTGGAGAGAAGCCACGTTCCGACAGCTCGGAATAGCAGGTCGATTGTGAGCCCCTTAATGAAAGAGTTTATGCTAACAAAGTTAATTTCTCAACCATCGTAAATGCTAACTCTTCAGATTGAAAGTAGGACTGTGAAATAAGGAATTTTTCAAATCAGACCGCAGCTCAGAAATGTACCAGATAAATTTAGATTTTCTTAATTCATTCCTAGGGGTGAAGTTGAATATGGCACATTTAGCAGAGTGAGTGCAGCCTCAGTTATCACATGTTTAGAGATGCTACTTCAAGGTCAAGGTTCTTCTGTGGAACAGTGTGCACGAATCACAATTTTCCATGTGTTATACACATAAAGCATGAAACTGTTGTTATTTGACAGCCCTATTTACAAGTGAGAACACTTCAGCCATAATTAAGTTGGGAATTTGACTCTCCAGGTCATCTTCCAATACCGGCATTCCCACCAGCACAATTATAGCCTGAACCACGGCGAACGCATGTAACCATAACGATGATCCGCACTTTATTTATTCAATGCCTCCTTATGGTGCCATATACAGTAGTACAGGAAATTGCAGTCTAATATGAGGAAGGGTATCTAAACTCTACATGACCAGATAAGtgtattttcttcttctccatcagCATTGTCATGATTTATTTTGTGCCTTGCGTCATCCATCCAATGGAGGCACACTTCCAGATGGATTCCATCCTATCATCGGCTTGGTTACCTGAGCGGACCTGCTCTACGTGTGCTGttcttcagcctcaggtcttAGCGGTTAGCGGTGCAGACAGGGTCCGTAGTAAATGGAGCGCTTCATATTGACGCGGCCTGTCATTACCTTTCTCTGGGAATCAGCCAAAGTGCTTAGTCGCCATGGCGGCACTCTGTCACTCCCAGCACTCCTTTTACAGGCCAGAATAAGGACAGAGCAATATGGATgatggaaagaaagagaaaagctgacaggaaacagatAGTTGGCTAAAACTATAGTCTGCTGACAGCAAAGTAAAGCTGCAGTAGCATCTGGACAACTTCCCTTTAGGTAAAATCCTCCCTCCATTTAAAACATCCCTTTGCCATTTAACAGTCAACCATGCTGTAACtcttttatttatcattatCAGTAAATGTCTGAAATCTGATTATGATCGAAAGGCATCAGAGCTGGACGTGAACATTTCCCAACATATTTTTTCGGCTACAGTGATGGGTAGATTCAGTACCTGCTGCCCGCAAGTTTTACATATGTGTGAAAAGCTCTGTAACTAATTCACATACATCTACACactaaaagaggaggagaaggagttTGTTTTGTGTGCTTGGGAGCCAAAAGAATAGGCATTTGTGCCATGTGCTCTAAATTCCCACCAGAAACTAGGttatgctgtttttttttaaattcccaaaATATTCTGCCCTTTAGAGCATTCTATCTAAATAGGTCTACAGTGTTCATACTTTAATTGAAATATTTTGCCAGTCAACAAGAATATATAGGATATTGCTTCCTAAGGATATTGCTCGTGTACATGAGTGTGACAACCCAGTGTGACACGTTGTAGCTAATAAGTACAGGAGAAAGCAGCAGTCTGCTACTACATAGTCAAGCTAAAGCAGCAAATCCTCAATTTATGAAGCACAAGCACGATAGTTTTGGGTTCAGCCAGCGTCAGTGAGGGCGTGGTTCGTCCAATCAGAGACCTCTTCACACAGCACTGTACCAATCACAAGCACACAGTTATTTAGACAGAAATTATAGGCACAAAGGAAACACGGCTCAAGAAAATAGGACCACAATAATCCTGAGCATAAATGAAAGTGGCACAATCACAGGATTCACGTGTGTTGTGCACACTGGATCCCTGTAATCAATAACAG is from Takifugu rubripes chromosome 11, fTakRub1.2, whole genome shotgun sequence and encodes:
- the b3gat1 gene encoding galactosylgalactosylxylosylprotein 3-beta-glucuronosyltransferase 1 isoform X3; protein product: MPKRRDILAIVLIVLPWTLLITVWHQSAIAPLLAIRKVDGAEGRRETGSHVQDSKEYCASDKDIVEVVRTEYVYTRPPPWSDVLPTIHIITPTYSRPVQKAELTRLANTFLHVANLHWILVEDSQRRTPLVTRLLRETGLNYTHLNVETPRNYKLRGDTRDPRIPRGTMQRNLALRWLRETFNINSSQAGIVYFADDDNTYSLELFEEMRSTRKVSVWPVAFVGGLRYESPKVNAAGKVYGWKTVFDPHRPFAIDMAGFAINLRLILFKPQAYFKLRGVKGGYQESSLLRELVTLNDLEPKAANCTKILVWHTRTEKPVLVNEGKKGFTDPNVEI
- the b3gat1 gene encoding galactosylgalactosylxylosylprotein 3-beta-glucuronosyltransferase 1 isoform X2, which produces MPKRRDILAIVLIVLPWTLLITVWHQSAIAPLLAIRKEKLAVRHHRLSVDGAEGRRETGSHVQDSKEYCASDKDIVEVVRTEYVYTRPPPWSDVLPTIHIITPTYSRPVQKAELTRLANTFLHVANLHWILVEDSQRRTPLVTRLLRETGLNYTHLNVETPRNYKLRGDTRDPRIPRGTMQRNLALRWLRETFNINSSQAGIVYFADDDNTYSLELFEEMRSTRKVSVWPVAFVGGLRYESPKVNAAGKVYGWKTVFDPHRPFAIDMAGFAINLRLILFKPQAYFKLRGVKGGYQESSLLRELVTLNDLEPKAANCTKILVWHTRTEKPVLVNEGKKGFTDPNVEI
- the b3gat1 gene encoding galactosylgalactosylxylosylprotein 3-beta-glucuronosyltransferase 1 isoform X1, with translation MPKRRDILAIVLIVLPWTLLITVWHQSAIAPLLAIRKACHHLVKEIFIIPEKLAVRHHRLSVDGAEGRRETGSHVQDSKEYCASDKDIVEVVRTEYVYTRPPPWSDVLPTIHIITPTYSRPVQKAELTRLANTFLHVANLHWILVEDSQRRTPLVTRLLRETGLNYTHLNVETPRNYKLRGDTRDPRIPRGTMQRNLALRWLRETFNINSSQAGIVYFADDDNTYSLELFEEMRSTRKVSVWPVAFVGGLRYESPKVNAAGKVYGWKTVFDPHRPFAIDMAGFAINLRLILFKPQAYFKLRGVKGGYQESSLLRELVTLNDLEPKAANCTKILVWHTRTEKPVLVNEGKKGFTDPNVEI